The following coding sequences are from one Beggiatoa alba B18LD window:
- a CDS encoding helicase-related protein: MSSKFFTNSHERNLFDKFKGIIHDMTGLHAFHAVIGYFRSSGYFALQPYLTNVKEIHILIGINVDHLFAEAQRKGLLYFGDVDKAKDEFLRWFIQDIKEAKYSKEVEDGILIFINDLIKEKIKVRAHHSKTVHAKFYLFLPEHHTPHSDGWVIMGSSNLTEAGLGIKKTANYELNIALKDFDDVKFLKDEFSTLWEQATEILPADIQRFKEKTHIGQSFTPYELYIRFLIEFFGKNIDYDPDTIGDLPKTYKKLSYQIDAVNQGFQMLIEHNGFFLADVVGLGKTIVAAMIAKRFLIANGSLNTKILVVYPPTLEKNWKNTFRQFGIDRHAKFITNGRLEKIIKGEDLNYWAKEDYDLILVDEAHRYRNHKSTMFNNLQQICKTPRNGEGLIQGTKKKVILISATPLNNRPQDLYYQLLLFQDARKSTLPITNLQNFFSPIIRDYQEIMLSSEPDIEQIRKLYSLIREKIISQITVRRTRKDLKNYPKYLEDLNAQHIVFPEIAAPRPKIYELSTKLSKLFYRTVFYLTDADKINYTRYQATAYLKPELREQYYEQAVTSSKSLAGIMKTFMVKRLESSFTAFKKSLNNLETTTQRMIQMFEMGKILIAPDLQINDLMEKGFSIDEIETLIMEVNIDNPKNNVFTPYDFENHFIEGLQKDAMLLQELIKEWSAITEDPKLDTFFKVLDEELLNSIINPTGQLVIFTESVDTADYLQEKLEKRLKTKVLNVSADNRSKLFETIQENFDANYTGERKETYKILVTTDVLAEGINLHRCNVIVNYDTPWNATRLMQRIGRVNRIGSIAGVIYNYNFYPSKQGDEEIKLYNTALIKLQGFHTAFGEDAQIYTHEEMLEQFELFKEGTKDDEDKRLYYLRFIREFKDNNPQLFKRIAQFPMKARTARKVENSSTDNLAQNTIIFLKSPYKIEFYKVDNELKTNALSFLEAAQYFEANVNEPSFDLPIQHYAQVEAALQTFEQDFLSTTLEKVTKNDGVISAKARKFLRDMEKSCQQEEAKIAYINLLNLIDKGTITNLPTEMNKIIRQLDKKLITNEQVSRLIIKLAKKYNVQHNITEENPDKLEATPEPNIILSETFIE; the protein is encoded by the coding sequence ATGTCCTCTAAATTTTTTACCAATAGTCATGAACGTAATTTATTTGATAAATTTAAAGGTATTATCCATGACATGACGGGGTTACATGCTTTTCATGCAGTAATTGGTTACTTTCGCTCATCAGGCTATTTTGCATTACAACCATATTTAACCAATGTCAAAGAGATACACATATTAATCGGAATCAATGTAGATCACTTATTTGCAGAAGCACAACGCAAAGGGCTGCTTTATTTTGGCGACGTTGATAAAGCAAAAGATGAATTTTTACGATGGTTTATTCAAGATATCAAAGAAGCAAAATATTCTAAAGAAGTTGAAGACGGTATTTTAATTTTTATCAATGATTTAATAAAAGAGAAAATTAAAGTTAGGGCGCATCATTCCAAAACTGTCCATGCAAAATTTTACTTATTTCTACCCGAACATCACACGCCCCATTCTGATGGCTGGGTTATTATGGGTTCTTCTAATTTGACAGAAGCTGGGCTGGGAATAAAAAAAACTGCTAATTATGAACTAAATATTGCTTTAAAAGATTTTGATGATGTTAAGTTTCTTAAAGACGAATTTTCAACCCTTTGGGAGCAAGCGACAGAAATATTACCTGCTGATATTCAACGCTTTAAGGAAAAAACACACATAGGGCAATCATTTACCCCCTATGAACTTTATATCAGATTTCTCATAGAGTTTTTTGGAAAAAATATCGATTATGACCCAGATACTATTGGAGATTTACCAAAGACCTATAAAAAACTTAGTTACCAAATTGATGCAGTTAATCAAGGATTCCAAATGCTCATTGAGCATAATGGGTTCTTTTTAGCCGATGTTGTGGGACTGGGTAAAACCATTGTTGCCGCAATGATTGCTAAACGATTTCTCATTGCCAATGGTTCTTTAAATACAAAAATATTAGTCGTTTATCCACCAACACTTGAAAAAAATTGGAAAAACACTTTTCGTCAGTTTGGTATTGACCGACATGCCAAATTTATTACCAATGGACGACTAGAAAAAATTATTAAAGGGGAAGATTTAAACTACTGGGCGAAAGAAGACTATGATTTAATTCTGGTTGATGAGGCACATCGTTATCGCAACCATAAATCAACCATGTTTAATAATTTACAACAAATCTGTAAAACCCCTAGAAATGGAGAAGGTTTAATTCAAGGAACAAAAAAGAAAGTTATTCTCATCTCAGCAACGCCACTGAATAATCGCCCTCAAGATTTATATTACCAACTTTTACTTTTCCAAGACGCACGGAAAAGCACACTACCCATAACAAATTTACAAAATTTCTTTAGTCCGATTATTCGTGATTATCAAGAGATTATGTTAAGTAGTGAACCAGACATTGAACAAATTCGCAAACTATACAGCCTAATTCGAGAAAAAATTATTTCTCAAATAACCGTGCGTCGAACCCGAAAAGACTTAAAAAATTATCCCAAATACCTAGAGGACTTAAATGCACAACATATTGTATTCCCTGAAATTGCTGCGCCAAGACCCAAAATTTATGAGTTGAGTACCAAATTAAGTAAATTGTTTTACCGCACTGTTTTCTACCTGACAGACGCAGACAAAATTAACTACACCCGTTACCAAGCCACTGCTTATCTAAAACCAGAATTAAGAGAACAATATTACGAACAAGCAGTTACTTCATCAAAATCGCTTGCAGGTATTATGAAGACTTTTATGGTAAAACGTTTAGAAAGTAGTTTTACCGCGTTCAAAAAATCACTGAATAATTTAGAGACTACGACACAACGAATGATTCAAATGTTTGAAATGGGTAAAATTTTAATTGCACCCGACTTACAGATTAATGATTTAATGGAAAAAGGTTTTAGTATTGATGAGATAGAAACGCTCATTATGGAGGTAAACATTGATAATCCTAAAAATAATGTTTTTACACCCTATGATTTTGAAAACCATTTCATCGAAGGGTTACAGAAAGATGCAATGCTATTACAAGAGCTTATTAAAGAATGGTCAGCCATCACAGAAGACCCTAAACTAGATACTTTTTTTAAAGTATTAGACGAAGAGTTATTGAACTCAATCATTAATCCAACAGGGCAACTCGTTATTTTTACTGAAAGCGTCGATACAGCAGATTATTTACAAGAAAAGCTTGAAAAACGATTAAAGACAAAGGTTTTAAATGTTTCGGCTGATAATAGAAGTAAACTGTTTGAAACTATTCAAGAAAACTTTGATGCGAATTATACGGGTGAGAGGAAAGAAACATATAAGATACTAGTGACGACGGATGTATTGGCTGAAGGAATTAACCTACATCGCTGTAATGTCATCGTAAATTATGATACGCCTTGGAACGCAACTCGTTTAATGCAACGCATTGGGCGCGTAAATCGTATTGGTAGCATTGCTGGGGTTATTTATAACTATAATTTTTACCCGTCAAAACAAGGTGATGAAGAGATAAAACTTTATAATACTGCGTTAATTAAGTTACAAGGCTTTCATACTGCCTTTGGCGAAGATGCACAAATTTATACCCATGAAGAAATGTTAGAACAATTCGAATTATTTAAAGAAGGTACAAAAGATGATGAAGATAAACGTTTGTACTATTTACGTTTTATTCGTGAGTTTAAAGATAATAACCCCCAACTCTTTAAGCGAATTGCACAATTTCCAATGAAAGCAAGAACCGCTAGAAAAGTAGAAAATTCATCAACTGATAATTTGGCACAAAACACTATTATTTTTTTAAAATCACCCTATAAAATTGAATTTTATAAGGTTGATAATGAATTGAAAACAAATGCTTTATCATTTTTAGAAGCCGCACAATATTTTGAAGCAAATGTTAACGAACCCAGTTTTGATTTACCAATACAGCATTATGCTCAAGTAGAAGCCGCTTTACAGACCTTTGAACAAGATTTTTTAAGTACAACTCTTGAGAAAGTTACAAAGAATGATGGGGTTATTTCCGCAAAAGCAAGAAAATTTTTGCGTGATATGGAAAAATCTTGTCAGCAAGAAGAAGCGAAAATAGCTTATATTAATTTATTAAATTTAATCGACAAGGGGACTATTACGAATTTACCCACAGAAATGAATAAAATTATTCGCCAATTGGATAAAAAATTAATCACCAATGAGCAAGTCAGTCGACTGATTATTAAATTGGCTAAAAAATACAATGTTCAGCACAATATAACGGAAGAAAATCCAGATAAATTAGAAGCAACACCTGAACCTAATATCATTTTATCTGAGACTTTTATTGAATAA
- a CDS encoding Eco57I restriction-modification methylase domain-containing protein yields MIDKKTLQTEILEAPYQPEKWRDVLIRYFGAKKFHQLPQIIPISDNELATEAVELGSFYTADERLIGIYEVKLTPQIWISKNRVGLRNLLRQVYQYDVDGALIVFVQEDKWRFSYISEIRTLDEKKQTEPKRYTYLFGKGESCRTAADRFDKLKDKPIYLNDLYEAFSVEKLNKDFFKTYKAFYEKFWQYLAKNTEYYQQLIDNRQTDEDKKQKPIRDFAKKLLGRMVFLQFLQKKGWLGVSASRKDWKNGDMKFLQSLFRSHPQPEKFHSTALKTLFFETLNIKRENDIAPASLGIAIKLPYLNGGLFDQDSAFIYKIDFPADYFANLLDFFEQYNFTIDENDPYDSEIGIDPEMLGHIFENLLEENREKGTFYTPKEIVHFLCQESLIEYLHTQLPLENKEVFELLIRNNQVHASITAYKKANIINDKLKAVKICDPTIGSGAFPMGLLKEIFECRRLLYPYLRNHTIFDPIAVKKEIIQKNIYGVDLEYGAVEIARLRFWLTLVVDEDEPQPLPNLDFKIMQGNSLLERFGTVKLEDLAKKTENAVEERQPSLGIGFEAEKPLEAFSQDSKEQLDKLIDKYFDPDKLEKDTGEKLDKSEAKKQINQFVEKKIHAFIQACQDDLTYKIKAVERKWESLGINVKNKDFTKLNQKSKEFKQYLDWQKQLAGLDETEQKLLVLQKTEDKPYFLWHLWFKNVFKEGGFDIVIGNPPYRQLQKMTEEIHILQELGYETFTRMGDLYCLFYEKGLSLLKYNGILAFITSNKWMRAAYGESLRQYFIKHSNPLILIDFGGFQVFDSATVDTNIFIGQKAEFQNKVKTCVFGKDFSLKNMSDFFQQHSTLNTHFNTPNSWIVVDEIEKQIKEKIEKIGTPLREWDINIYRGVLTGYNEAFIIDSATRDKLISVSPNSAEIIRPILRGRDIKRYGHEWQGLYIIGTLPSLRVDIEKYPAVKEHLLSFGRERLEQTGKQYKVDGKIIKSRKITNYQWFETQDSISYWEDFFKPKIIYPEIVREPQFSYDTNSIFINDTCFVMVGQNLKYILALLNSRPVSYFFKKFYAGGGLGEDGYRYKKVFLENLPLPKPDNQLEDKINHLVDEIHKQKEDNRETLYIENELDTLIFNLYSLTEEEIQIIIK; encoded by the coding sequence ATGATTGATAAAAAAACGTTACAAACAGAAATATTAGAAGCTCCTTACCAACCTGAAAAATGGCGAGATGTTTTAATTCGCTATTTTGGAGCTAAAAAATTTCATCAATTGCCTCAAATAATTCCTATATCAGATAATGAGTTAGCAACAGAAGCCGTTGAACTTGGCAGCTTTTATACGGCAGATGAAAGATTGATAGGCATTTATGAGGTAAAACTCACGCCCCAAATATGGATTAGTAAAAATCGGGTCGGATTACGTAATTTATTACGACAAGTATATCAATATGATGTGGATGGTGCGCTTATTGTCTTTGTGCAAGAGGATAAATGGCGTTTTAGCTACATCAGTGAAATAAGAACTTTAGACGAAAAAAAGCAAACAGAACCAAAACGTTATACTTATCTATTTGGCAAAGGTGAAAGTTGCAGAACAGCCGCAGACCGTTTTGATAAATTAAAAGATAAACCCATTTATTTAAACGATTTATATGAAGCGTTTAGTGTAGAAAAGCTCAATAAAGACTTTTTTAAGACTTATAAAGCGTTTTATGAAAAATTCTGGCAGTATTTGGCAAAAAATACAGAATATTATCAACAGCTAATAGACAACCGTCAAACTGATGAGGATAAAAAACAAAAGCCAATTCGTGATTTTGCTAAAAAACTATTAGGTAGAATGGTATTTTTACAATTTTTACAAAAAAAGGGCTGGTTGGGCGTTTCTGCAAGTCGTAAAGATTGGAAAAACGGCGATATGAAATTTTTACAATCATTATTTAGAAGTCACCCGCAGCCCGAGAAATTCCACAGTACAGCTTTAAAAACATTGTTTTTTGAAACGTTAAATATAAAACGTGAAAATGACATTGCACCCGCCTCGTTAGGAATCGCCATAAAATTACCGTATCTCAATGGTGGTTTATTTGACCAAGACAGTGCTTTTATTTATAAAATTGATTTTCCTGCGGATTATTTTGCGAATTTATTAGATTTTTTTGAACAGTATAATTTTACGATTGATGAAAATGACCCCTATGACAGTGAGATAGGTATCGACCCTGAGATGTTAGGGCATATTTTTGAGAATTTATTAGAAGAAAACCGTGAAAAGGGTACATTTTACACCCCTAAAGAAATTGTACATTTTCTCTGTCAAGAAAGTTTAATTGAATATTTGCATACCCAATTACCATTGGAAAACAAAGAAGTATTTGAATTATTGATTAGAAATAATCAAGTACATGCTAGTATCACTGCTTATAAAAAAGCGAATATTATCAATGATAAATTGAAAGCCGTTAAAATTTGTGACCCGACTATTGGTTCTGGTGCATTTCCAATGGGGTTATTGAAGGAAATTTTTGAATGTCGCCGTTTGCTTTATCCTTATTTAAGAAATCATACGATTTTTGACCCTATTGCGGTTAAAAAAGAGATTATTCAAAAGAATATCTATGGGGTTGATTTAGAATATGGTGCGGTGGAAATTGCCCGTTTGCGTTTTTGGCTGACATTGGTCGTTGATGAGGATGAACCACAACCTTTGCCCAATCTTGATTTTAAAATTATGCAGGGAAACAGTTTACTGGAGCGGTTTGGCACGGTTAAATTGGAAGATTTAGCGAAGAAAACAGAGAATGCTGTTGAGGAAAGACAGCCATCACTAGGTATTGGTTTTGAAGCAGAAAAACCGCTTGAGGCTTTTTCTCAAGATAGTAAAGAACAATTGGATAAGTTAATCGATAAATATTTTGACCCTGATAAGTTGGAGAAAGACACAGGGGAAAAACTAGATAAATCTGAGGCAAAAAAACAAATTAATCAATTTGTGGAGAAAAAAATCCATGCTTTTATACAAGCATGTCAAGATGATTTGACATATAAAATTAAGGCAGTAGAACGTAAATGGGAAAGCTTGGGAATTAACGTTAAAAATAAGGATTTTACAAAACTGAATCAAAAATCAAAAGAGTTTAAGCAATATCTTGATTGGCAAAAGCAATTAGCGGGTTTAGATGAAACTGAACAGAAGTTGCTTGTTCTACAAAAAACAGAAGATAAGCCTTATTTCTTATGGCATTTATGGTTTAAAAATGTATTTAAAGAAGGAGGATTTGACATTGTTATTGGTAATCCGCCTTACAGACAGTTGCAAAAAATGACGGAAGAAATTCATATTTTGCAAGAATTGGGTTATGAAACATTTACGAGGATGGGGGATTTGTATTGTTTATTTTATGAAAAAGGACTTAGTTTATTAAAATATAATGGAATTCTTGCGTTTATTACGTCTAATAAATGGATGCGTGCGGCTTATGGCGAATCTTTACGGCAGTATTTTATTAAGCATTCAAATCCATTGATATTAATCGATTTTGGCGGTTTTCAGGTTTTTGATAGTGCAACAGTGGATACTAACATTTTTATTGGGCAGAAAGCTGAGTTTCAGAATAAAGTAAAAACGTGTGTTTTTGGAAAGGATTTTAGTTTAAAAAATATGAGCGATTTTTTTCAACAGCACTCAACCCTCAATACCCATTTCAATACCCCAAACAGTTGGATTGTCGTTGATGAAATAGAAAAACAAATCAAAGAAAAAATTGAAAAAATCGGTACTCCACTCCGTGAGTGGGATATTAATATTTATCGTGGTGTATTAACAGGTTACAACGAGGCTTTTATTATTGATAGTGCAACAAGAGATAAACTAATCTCAGTTTCACCAAATTCAGCAGAAATAATACGACCAATTTTAAGAGGCAGGGATATTAAGCGGTATGGGCATGAATGGCAGGGCTTGTACATAATAGGAACTCTTCCGAGTTTGAGAGTGGATATTGAAAAATATCCTGCGGTAAAAGAGCACCTACTTTCTTTTGGAAGGGAACGACTAGAACAAACTGGTAAACAATATAAAGTGGATGGAAAAATTATCAAATCAAGAAAAATAACGAATTATCAATGGTTTGAAACTCAAGATAGTATAAGTTATTGGGAGGATTTTTTTAAACCTAAGATTATTTACCCAGAAATTGTTAGAGAACCTCAATTTTCATATGACACAAACTCTATATTTATTAATGATACTTGCTTTGTCATGGTAGGACAGAACTTAAAGTATATATTAGCATTACTCAATTCAAGACCAGTTTCATATTTTTTCAAGAAATTCTATGCAGGTGGTGGACTTGGAGAAGATGGATATAGATATAAAAAAGTTTTTTTAGAAAATTTACCTTTACCAAAACCAGATAATCAATTAGAGGATAAAATTAATCATTTAGTTGATGAAATTCATAAACAAAAGGAAGATAATCGAGAAACACTCTATATTGAAAATGAACTAGATACATTAATATTTAATTTATACAGTTTAACTGAAGAAGAAATACAAATTATTATAAAATAA
- a CDS encoding TaqI-like C-terminal specificity domain-containing protein, which yields KQIKEKIEKIGTPLREWDINIYRGVLTGYNEAFIIDSATRDKLISVSPNSAEIIRPILRGRDIKRYGYESADLWLLFIPWHFPLHKNSLIKGASEEAEDIFKRQYPAIYNHLLQFKTELSNRNKAETGIRYEWYALQRWGANYWEDFFKPKIIYPEITKFLPFYYDEHGYYINNKCFMITSSNISFLTAFFNSSLFKFCFRENFPELLGGTRELRKVFFDKIPVIKVDENTNEFFREKIILIQELKAINQKTTQLENEIDTLIFDLYNLSQEERKLVVLASVI from the coding sequence AAACAAATCAAAGAAAAAATTGAAAAAATCGGTACTCCACTCCGTGAGTGGGATATTAATATTTATCGTGGTGTATTAACAGGTTACAACGAGGCTTTTATTATTGATAGTGCAACAAGAGATAAACTAATCTCAGTTTCACCAAATTCAGCAGAAATAATACGACCAATTTTAAGAGGCAGGGATATTAAGCGGTATGGGTATGAGTCTGCTGATTTGTGGTTGCTTTTTATTCCTTGGCATTTTCCTTTACATAAAAACTCATTAATTAAAGGGGCTTCCGAAGAGGCAGAAGATATTTTTAAAAGACAGTATCCAGCTATTTATAACCATTTGCTTCAATTCAAAACCGAACTTTCTAACAGAAATAAAGCTGAAACTGGAATACGCTATGAGTGGTATGCATTACAACGTTGGGGAGCAAATTATTGGGAGGATTTTTTTAAACCTAAGATTATTTACCCAGAAATAACTAAATTTTTACCTTTCTATTATGATGAACATGGGTATTACATTAACAATAAATGTTTTATGATTACAAGTTCTAATATATCTTTTTTAACTGCTTTTTTTAATTCGTCATTATTTAAGTTCTGTTTCCGAGAAAACTTCCCAGAATTACTAGGTGGAACAAGGGAATTAAGAAAGGTGTTTTTTGACAAAATCCCAGTTATTAAAGTTGATGAAAATACTAATGAGTTTTTTAGGGAAAAAATTATTTTAATTCAAGAATTAAAGGCTATAAATCAAAAAACCACCCAGCTTGAAAATGAAATCGACACGCTAATATTTGATTTATATAATCTCAGCCAAGAAGAAAGAAAGTTAGTCGTTTTAGCTAGTGTTATATAA
- a CDS encoding master DNA invertase Mpi family serine-type recombinase, which produces MNYGYIRVSTDKQTTENQRYEIQKFAEERDIPIGEWITETISATKKLEERKFGRLLKKMQKGDQLVVTELSRLGRNLMQIMKILHDCMEKDVMVYTIKERYELGNNLNSKVLAFAFGLSAEIERNLISQRTKEALARRKAEGVILGRPKGRTASYTKLTGKEHEIQSYLEKKISYSAIGRILGVHRLTVSSFVKKLKQTES; this is translated from the coding sequence ATGAACTACGGATATATTCGAGTCAGTACTGATAAGCAAACTACTGAAAATCAAAGGTATGAAATTCAAAAATTTGCTGAGGAAAGAGATATTCCCATTGGGGAATGGATAACAGAAACCATTAGCGCGACGAAAAAGTTGGAAGAGCGCAAATTTGGGCGGTTACTCAAAAAAATGCAGAAAGGTGACCAGCTTGTTGTAACGGAATTATCAAGATTAGGCAGAAATCTAATGCAAATCATGAAAATACTTCATGACTGTATGGAGAAAGATGTCATGGTTTATACCATTAAAGAACGTTATGAATTAGGAAATAATCTGAATTCAAAAGTATTGGCGTTCGCTTTTGGGCTTTCCGCAGAAATTGAGCGCAATCTCATTTCACAACGCACGAAAGAAGCGTTAGCACGGCGAAAAGCGGAAGGGGTTATTTTAGGCAGACCAAAGGGTAGAACGGCTTCTTATACAAAATTAACTGGGAAAGAACATGAGATTCAGAGTTATTTGGAGAAAAAAATTTCTTATAGTGCGATAGGGCGGATTTTGGGTGTGCACAGATTGACTGTTTCTAGTTTTGTTAAAAAGTTGAAACAAACTGAAAGCTAG
- a CDS encoding formate dehydrogenase subunit gamma, which translates to MTTTNQEEIINIINALKNQDGALLPVLHKIQDTFGYVPPDSIPLIANALNLSRADVHGVISFYHYFRDTPAGKHTIHVCRAESCQAMNSTALEQYIKQSLHLDYHQTSSDAQYSLEPVYCLGNCACSPAIMVDHEVYGRVTPERFDEILKAL; encoded by the coding sequence ATGACAACCACCAATCAAGAAGAAATTATTAATATAATAAATGCGTTAAAAAATCAGGATGGGGCTTTGTTACCTGTTTTACATAAAATTCAAGATACGTTTGGATATGTGCCGCCTGATTCTATTCCACTCATTGCTAACGCTTTGAATTTGTCTCGTGCGGATGTGCATGGGGTTATCAGTTTTTATCATTATTTCCGCGATACGCCCGCAGGTAAGCATACGATTCATGTTTGTCGGGCGGAGTCTTGTCAAGCCATGAATTCAACGGCTTTAGAGCAGTATATCAAGCAGTCTCTTCATCTCGATTATCATCAAACCAGTAGTGATGCGCAGTATAGTCTTGAGCCTGTGTATTGTTTGGGGAATTGTGCTTGTTCGCCTGCGATTATGGTTGATCATGAGGTTTATGGGCGAGTAACCCCTGAGCGGTTTGATGAGATTTTAAAAGCATTATAA
- a CDS encoding formate dehydrogenase beta subunit, translating into MAIKVFVPCDSSALSLGAEQVAQAILAEAQRRNEDIQLVRNGSRGMFWLEPLVEVKTTLGRVAYGAVQVKDVPSLFDAGFLHGAPHRLSLGRTKEIPFLKHQERLTFARVGITDPVDVVDYVEHAGFRGLERALQMSGAEIVEEVIHSGLRGRGGAAFPTGIKWKTVLQAKSAQKFIVCNADEGDSGTFSDRMIMEGDPFVLIEGMTIVGLAVGATKGYIYLRVEYPHAYQTLQTAIQRAYQAGYLGDDIRGSGKAFHLEVRLGAGAYICGEETALMESIEGKRGMVRFKPPLPAIKGLFGQPTVVNNVISLASVPIILDKGGAFYRDFGMGRSHGTLPIQLAGNLKQTGLVEKAFGVTLREILYEFGGGSASGRPIRAVQVGGPLGAYLPESLFDTPLDYEAFSAVQAVLGHGGVVAFDDTVNMAAMARYAMEFCAIESCGKCTPCRIGSTRGVEIMDKVMSHEDNPQQIALLRDLCDTMLSTTLCALGGMTPFPVLSALNHFPEDFGMSKLDKHAA; encoded by the coding sequence ATGGCGATTAAGGTTTTTGTGCCGTGTGATTCTAGTGCGTTGTCGTTGGGTGCGGAGCAGGTTGCACAGGCGATTTTGGCAGAGGCGCAGCGGCGGAATGAGGATATTCAGTTAGTCCGTAATGGGTCGCGGGGGATGTTTTGGTTGGAGCCGTTGGTTGAGGTGAAGACGACGCTTGGGCGGGTTGCTTATGGGGCGGTGCAGGTGAAGGATGTGCCGTCGTTGTTTGATGCGGGTTTTTTGCATGGCGCGCCTCATCGTTTGTCTTTAGGTCGGACAAAGGAGATTCCGTTTTTAAAGCATCAGGAGCGGTTGACGTTTGCGCGGGTGGGGATTACTGACCCTGTGGATGTTGTGGATTATGTTGAACATGCGGGTTTTCGTGGCTTAGAGCGTGCCTTGCAGATGTCGGGTGCGGAGATTGTCGAGGAAGTGATTCATTCGGGGTTGCGCGGTCGGGGTGGTGCGGCGTTTCCGACGGGAATTAAGTGGAAAACGGTGTTGCAGGCGAAGTCGGCGCAGAAGTTTATTGTTTGTAATGCGGATGAGGGGGATTCTGGGACGTTTTCTGACCGTATGATTATGGAGGGCGACCCGTTTGTACTTATCGAGGGTATGACGATTGTCGGTTTAGCTGTTGGGGCAACAAAGGGTTATATTTATTTGCGGGTGGAATATCCGCACGCTTATCAGACTTTGCAAACGGCTATCCAACGCGCTTATCAGGCGGGGTATTTGGGGGATGATATTCGCGGGAGTGGTAAGGCTTTTCATTTGGAGGTTCGTCTTGGCGCAGGGGCTTATATCTGTGGGGAAGAGACGGCTTTAATGGAGAGTATCGAGGGTAAGCGGGGGATGGTGCGTTTTAAACCGCCTTTGCCTGCCATTAAGGGTTTGTTTGGTCAGCCAACGGTTGTGAATAATGTGATTTCGCTCGCGTCTGTGCCGATTATTTTGGATAAGGGTGGGGCGTTTTATCGAGATTTTGGGATGGGTCGCTCGCATGGGACGTTGCCGATTCAGTTGGCGGGGAATTTGAAGCAAACGGGATTGGTCGAGAAGGCGTTTGGGGTGACGTTACGTGAGATTTTGTATGAGTTTGGCGGTGGGTCTGCGTCGGGTCGTCCGATTCGAGCGGTGCAGGTGGGGGGACCTTTGGGGGCTTATTTGCCTGAGTCGTTGTTTGATACGCCGTTAGATTATGAAGCCTTTAGCGCGGTTCAAGCCGTTTTGGGACACGGTGGCGTGGTGGCGTTTGATGACACAGTGAATATGGCAGCGATGGCACGCTATGCAATGGAGTTTTGCGCCATTGAATCTTGTGGAAAGTGTACGCCGTGTCGGATTGGGTCGACGCGGGGTGTAGAGATTATGGATAAGGTCATGTCTCATGAGGATAATCCACAGCAAATTGCTTTGTTGCGGGACTTGTGCGACACGATGTTGAGTACGACGTTGTGCGCTTTGGGGGGAATGACTCCGTTTCCTGTCTTGAGTGCGTTAAATCATTTTCCTGAAGATTTTGGGATGTCTAAACTCGACAAACACGCTGCTTAA